A single genomic interval of Dromiciops gliroides isolate mDroGli1 chromosome 1, mDroGli1.pri, whole genome shotgun sequence harbors:
- the SLC39A3 gene encoding zinc transporter ZIP3 encodes MTKILVAKLLCLVGVFVLMLLGSILPVKIIEADYEKAHRSKKILSLCNSFGGGVFLATCFNALLPAVREKLQEVLKLGNITTDYPLAETIMLLGFFMTVFVEQVILTFRKEKPSFIDLETFNAGSDVGSDSEYESPFIGNARGHNFYPEHGHHSHGHGLNVQELSRSSPLRLFSLVFALSAHSIFEGLALGLQEEGDKVMSLFVGVAIHETLVAVALGINMAKSSLPMKDAAKLAVTVSLMIPLGIGIGVGIERTKGVASSVASVLLQGFAGGTFLFVTFFEILVKELEDKNDRLLKVLFLVLGYAVLAGLVFFKW; translated from the exons ATGACGAAGATCCTGGTGGCCAAACTGCTGTGCCTGGTGGGGGTGTTTGTCCTCATGCTACTCGGCTCCATCCTGCCCGTGAAGATCATTGAGGCCGATTATGAGAAAGCCCACCGCTCCAAGAAGATCCTCTCTCTCTGCAACTCTTTTGGAGGCGGCGTTTTCCTGGCCACATGCTTCAATGCCCTGCTTCCTGCTGTGAGAGAAAAG CTCCAAGAAGTTCTGAAACTTGGAAACATCACCACAGACTATCCCTTAGCAGAGACCATTATGCTCCTGGGGTTCTTCATGACTGTATTTGTGGAGCAGGTCATTTTGACCTTCCGAAAGGAGAAGCCCTCATTCATTGACCTAGAGACCTTCAATGCCGGCTCTGATGTGGGAAGTGACTCAGAGTATGAGAGCCCCTTTATTGGAAATGCCCGTGGACACAACTTTTACCCAGAGCATGGTCATCACTCCCATGGCCATGGCTTAAATGTTCAAGAGCTCTCTCGTTCCAGCCCACTCCGCCTCTTCAGCCTTGTGTTTGCTCTGTCTGCCCATTCTATCTTTGAGGGTTTGGCCTTGGGCCTGCAGGAGGAGGGGGACAAAGTCATGAGCTTGTTTGTTGGTGTGGCCATTCATGAGACATTAGTGGCTGTGGCTCTGGGGATCAACATGGCGAAGAGCTCATTGCCAATGAAAGATGCAGCCAAGCTGGCTGTCACGGTGAGCTTGATGATCCCTCTGGGCATCGGGATTGGTGTGGGCATTGAAAGGACCAAGGGTGTGGCCAGCAGTGTGGCCTCAGTGCTCCTACAGGGCTTTGCAGGAGGAACTTTCCTTTTTGTGACTTTCTTTGAGATATTGGTGAAAGAATTAGAAGACAAGAATGACCGTCtcttgaaagttctctttttggtGTTGGGCTATGCAGTCCTTGCAGGACTGGTGTTCTTCAAGTGGTAG